A window of Thiocapsa bogorovii genomic DNA:
ATCGACGAGTCGCCCGGTTTTCGCCGACGCGGCCTCACCGCGCTCGCCGAGCACGTGTGGAGCTTGGAGCCGCACCCCTGAGACGCCGCGGTCAACTGCCGGATCCAGGCTCAACGGCTGGCCTGATCCCGGCTCACCGGCGAACGGTGGCGATTCCTGTCGTGCGTACCATACTTGGCGTAAGGCACGCCATGGGTCGAAGCGAGGTCGGCGCACACGGTCCGACACAGAAGGCTTCCATCACCCATCGAGCAGGCATTCGAAGACCAACGCGCAGGAGATCCGACGATGAGCCAATTCGGCACCTTCGAAGGAGAGGTTGTCGTGCAGTGGTTGACCCACGGCGGCGATGACCGGGACATGAAGCTGTTGGAGGAGTTTGCCTTTATCGATTCGAACGGAAAACGCTGGGTCGCCCCCAAGGGAAGCGTCGTCAACGGGGCCTCTATACCCTCGGCCCTCTGGAATACGGTCGGGCCGCCGTTCGTCGGGGATTACCGTCGCGCGACCGTGATCCACGATGTGGGTTGTGACCAGAAGACAGCGCCTCACGAAGAGGTCCACCGTACCTTCTACTTCGCCATGCGCGCCGACGGTGTCGGTTGGCTGAAGGCGAACACGATGTACCAAGCGGTGAAGCAGTTCGGGCCAAAGTGGAATCTCAATACCGGGGCAGTCTCGCAGCGCCGATCGCCAAGCGAGGCCGAGATGGCGTCATTTCTCGACGCGGCGAGGCAAGCCGCCGAGGAAATCGGCGAAGAAGGCGGTTTGGAGGCGGTCGAGAGACGCATCAACGAGATTCTCCGTTCGCCGGCGGGACCGAAATCCTCGCCCGAACCCATCACGAAGGCCGTTCCATCCGGACAGCCCACACTCAATAAGCTGACGCCCCTCGAGAAGCCATCCCCCGGCTCGAAGAAGGACGCCGTCACCGAAATCGCCCTGTTTGCCTCAGCGCCCGACGCGACGAGGCGGCAGCTCGCCGGGACGGTCGAGCTCAGGAGCTTCCGAGCAACCACGCACGCCTTATCGAAAGCCGATCGGCTGCGTTTGGTCGAGCAAGCCTTGGTGCTCATCGAGCAAAACTACGTGCACTTGCCGATGAAAGAGGCGATGCATGCGGTGGATCCGATCCAACGCCTACGGCTGCTGCGCCTGCGACTCGAGCAGACCGCGGAAGATGGGCTCGAGGACGCGGCCCGCTTCCATCATGAGCTCGCGTCGGTGTTTATATCTCTGCGCGACCTGCACACCAACTACCTCCTTCCGGATCCGATCGCGAACAAGGTCGCGTTCGTCCCCTTCATGCTCGAGGATTTTTTCGAAGAGGGAACAGCGAGCGGAGGGCGTCGTTTCCTCGTCACGCGTGTCTTCGATGGATTCCGGGAGCCGCCTTTCGGACCCGGCGTCGAGGTCCTGCGCTGGAACGGCATTCCTATCGAACGGGCCGTCGAGATCAACGGGGAGCGCTTTGCCGGCAGCAACCTGGAGGCGCGACGCGCCCGCGGTATCGAGACCTTGACCGTCCGTCCCTTGGTCCAATCGCTGCCGCCCGACGAGGACTTCGTGCTCGTCGAGTACAAGGCCCACGACGGCCGCCTGCAGGAGCTGCGGGTCCCCTGGTTCGTGTTCGAGCCGGACATCAGCCGGACGGCCGGTCTCGGAGAGGTTTCACCGGAGGCGGCCGCGCAACAAGGCATCGACATCGAGCAGACCTTGGTTCGTCTCGCACGCAAGATCCTGTTTGCTCCGCAGGTCGTCGTCGCCGAGGGCAAGATGGCGCGGCGTAAAGCACCGGCGCGCGGACAGGGATTGACCACCATGATGCCCGGGGTGGTCGAGGCACGGACAGTCCCGACCGACGCCGGGGAGATCGGCTATGTGCGGATCTGGACCTTCAGCG
This region includes:
- a CDS encoding DUF1353 domain-containing protein, with amino-acid sequence MSQFGTFEGEVVVQWLTHGGDDRDMKLLEEFAFIDSNGKRWVAPKGSVVNGASIPSALWNTVGPPFVGDYRRATVIHDVGCDQKTAPHEEVHRTFYFAMRADGVGWLKANTMYQAVKQFGPKWNLNTGAVSQRRSPSEAEMASFLDAARQAAEEIGEEGGLEAVERRINEILRSPAGPKSSPEPITKAVPSGQPTLNKLTPLEKPSPGSKKDAVTEIALFASAPDATRRQLAGTVELRSFRATTHALSKADRLRLVEQALVLIEQNYVHLPMKEAMHAVDPIQRLRLLRLRLEQTAEDGLEDAARFHHELASVFISLRDLHTNYLLPDPIANKVAFVPFMLEDFFEEGTASGGRRFLVTRVFDGFREPPFGPGVEVLRWNGIPIERAVEINGERFAGSNLEARRARGIETLTVRPLVQSLPPDEDFVLVEYKAHDGRLQELRVPWFVFEPDISRTAGLGEVSPEAAAQQGIDIEQTLVRLARKILFAPQVVVAEGKMARRKAPARGQGLTTMMPGVVEARTVPTDAGEIGYVRIWTFSVEDADAFVAEFIRLVAQLPQDGLVIDVRGNGGGLILAGEQLLQILTPQSIEPTLFKLRNTPLNVRLAERLEFLKPWRKSMRQALMTGATYSAGLPITDRKAANRIGQRYHGPVVLITDALCYSTTDIFAAGFRDHGIGPILGVDGNMGAGGANVWGHDLLRQLLPGTDSPYRPLPGNAAMRVAIRRTIRIGQSAGTVLEDLGVVPDQIHHMTRDDLFEGNSDLIAAAADLLAGLPKRRLDIRFGPETEQGREVIADCLGIDRLDADIDTRPNGSIDVVDGENAFAMPATGTRFLDFRGFSAGGLVASRRVFL